The proteins below are encoded in one region of Zavarzinia compransoris:
- the aguA gene encoding agmatine deiminase — translation MADTISSTPRADGFRMPGEFEPHQGCWMVWPERPDNWRDGARPAQAAFAAVAAAIAEGEPVTVLASGRQFVNARRQLPRHIRVIEATSNDSWCRDIGPSFVSDGKGRLRGIDWGFNAWGGLYYPHDQDELIAAKILEVERVPRYRAPLVLEGGSIHVDGEGTVLTTEECLLNPNRNPHLSRGEIEGYLKDYLNVETVVWLGPGVHQDETDGHIDNLACFVKPGVIALTWTDDTADPQHAISKDAFERLSTAKDARGRPFEVVKLPSPGPLFASADEAAGLDFGGLDDDGALVRGAGHRLAGSYVNFYIGNGIVVMPLLDPRTDDEAREIVARLFPDRRVIAVPGREILLGGGNIHCITQQQPIGRPA, via the coding sequence ATGGCCGACACGATTTCCTCCACCCCGCGCGCCGACGGCTTCCGCATGCCGGGAGAATTCGAGCCGCACCAGGGCTGCTGGATGGTGTGGCCGGAACGGCCCGACAATTGGCGCGACGGCGCCCGCCCGGCCCAGGCCGCCTTCGCCGCCGTCGCCGCCGCCATCGCCGAGGGCGAGCCGGTGACCGTGCTTGCCTCGGGCCGGCAGTTCGTGAACGCCCGGCGCCAATTGCCCCGCCACATCCGGGTGATCGAGGCGACCAGCAATGATTCCTGGTGCCGCGACATCGGCCCGAGCTTCGTCAGCGACGGCAAGGGCCGGCTGCGCGGCATCGACTGGGGCTTCAACGCCTGGGGCGGCCTCTATTACCCCCACGACCAGGACGAATTGATCGCCGCCAAGATCCTGGAGGTGGAACGGGTGCCGCGCTACCGCGCGCCCCTGGTCCTCGAGGGCGGCTCGATCCATGTCGACGGCGAGGGCACGGTGCTGACCACCGAGGAATGCCTGCTGAACCCGAACCGCAACCCGCACCTGTCGCGCGGCGAGATCGAGGGATATCTGAAGGATTACCTGAACGTCGAGACCGTGGTCTGGCTCGGCCCCGGCGTCCATCAGGACGAGACCGACGGCCATATCGACAATCTCGCCTGTTTCGTGAAGCCGGGCGTGATCGCCCTGACCTGGACCGACGATACGGCCGACCCGCAGCACGCGATCTCGAAGGATGCCTTCGAGCGCCTGAGCACGGCGAAGGATGCCCGCGGCCGCCCGTTCGAGGTGGTGAAACTGCCCTCGCCCGGCCCCCTGTTCGCCAGCGCGGACGAGGCCGCCGGCCTCGATTTCGGCGGTCTCGACGATGACGGCGCCCTGGTGCGCGGCGCCGGCCACCGGCTGGCCGGGTCCTATGTCAATTTCTATATCGGCAACGGCATCGTGGTCATGCCCCTGCTCGACCCCCGCACCGACGACGAGGCGCGCGAGATCGTCGCCCGCCTGTTCCCGGACCGCCGGGTCATCGCCGTGCCCGGGCGCGAGATCCTGCTCGGCGGCGGCAATATCCATTGCATCACCCAGCAGCAGCCGATCGGCCGCCCGGCCTGA
- a CDS encoding excalibur calcium-binding domain-containing protein: MRRFLPFVLAFFAASPAAAFDCAEARRCKDFTTCKAAEAYFARCPRPELDRDGDGHPCETLCRFNSRR, translated from the coding sequence ATGCGCCGGTTCCTGCCCTTTGTCCTTGCCTTTTTCGCGGCCTCGCCCGCGGCGGCCTTCGACTGCGCGGAGGCCAGGCGCTGCAAGGATTTCACCACCTGCAAGGCGGCGGAAGCCTATTTCGCCCGCTGCCCCCGGCCGGAACTGGACCGGGACGGCGACGGTCATCCTTGTGAAACGCTGTGCCGCTTCAACTCGCGGCGCTGA
- the aguB gene encoding N-carbamoylputrescine amidase, producing MRNVTVAATQMACDWDIENNIARAEALVRRAAGQGAQIILIQELFQTPYFCQDQIHDFFDLAKPYDDNPLIAHFAALAAELGVVLPISYFERAGQAFFNSIAIADADGSVLGNYRKSHIPDGPGYTEKFYFSPGDTGFRVWDTRFARIGVGICWDQWFPECARAMALLGAEILFYPTAIGSEPHDAGLDSAGHWQRVMQGHAGANLTPLVASNRIGTEPGRRGTSITFYGSSFIAGPTGEKVAEADRLTEDVLTARFDLDAVAHLRRSWGVFRDRRPELYDPLLSLDGETPHAASGY from the coding sequence ATGCGGAACGTTACCGTGGCGGCGACGCAGATGGCCTGCGACTGGGATATCGAGAACAATATCGCCCGGGCCGAGGCGCTGGTGCGCCGGGCGGCCGGGCAGGGGGCCCAGATCATCCTGATCCAGGAATTGTTCCAGACCCCCTATTTCTGCCAGGACCAGATCCACGATTTCTTCGACCTGGCCAAACCCTATGACGACAATCCGCTGATCGCCCATTTCGCAGCCCTGGCCGCCGAACTGGGCGTCGTCCTGCCGATCTCCTATTTCGAGCGGGCGGGCCAGGCGTTCTTCAATTCGATCGCCATCGCGGATGCGGACGGCAGCGTCCTCGGCAACTACCGCAAGAGCCATATTCCGGACGGCCCGGGCTATACCGAGAAATTCTATTTCTCGCCGGGGGATACGGGGTTCCGGGTGTGGGACACGCGCTTCGCCCGGATCGGCGTCGGCATCTGCTGGGACCAATGGTTCCCGGAATGTGCCCGGGCCATGGCCCTGCTCGGCGCCGAAATCCTGTTCTATCCGACCGCCATCGGCTCCGAACCCCATGACGCGGGCCTCGATTCCGCCGGGCATTGGCAGCGGGTGATGCAGGGCCATGCCGGCGCCAATCTCACCCCGCTCGTCGCCTCGAACCGCATCGGCACCGAGCCGGGGCGGCGCGGCACCAGCATCACCTTCTACGGCTCCTCCTTCATCGCCGGGCCGACCGGCGAGAAGGTCGCCGAGGCCGACCGACTGACCGAGGACGTGCTGACCGCGCGTTTCGATCTCGATGCGGTCGCCCATCTGCGCCGGTCCTGGGGCGTGTTCCGCGACCGGCGGCCGGAACTCTACGATCCGCTGCTCTCGCTGGACGGGGAGACGCCGCACGCCGCCAGCGGCTATTGA
- a CDS encoding motility associated factor glycosyltransferase family protein gives MSALVERFPALAGIAATHSKVVRDADGRALDLDLGAGRLYNGDGREIAGEQVARFNERPLQFFTADLSSTNIGSPVSARMRAHLIEALGGLGIATLNSKPDYEGTFLVVLGIGLGHHLKPLFETTKARHVLLCEPMAEFIAHARDEQDWDEILAIADARGISVRFSIGATPSDLLRDIRALIALVGEPFIDGAYVFMHYPSWVLIEARDQMQAIVDQIFLSKGFFEDELLMMTNAVGNMQRYDFHLADSKPKLARKETAIITGSGPSIDGTMDDLKRLAADGAVFSAGTSLRICLRNGIRPDFHCELENGHITYEVLKRLHDEHGLAGITLIASFTVDPKVAALFDKVIFFFRDSVSSSQMLAPPRHAMVGVAPTCVNTALRVAASFGFTDFVLFGTDCGSKNEDRKHSQDTIYNAEDFFRNHDRRQAYNHILPGNFGGTVSANWVFALCASMIGDVASAFRLNVLNTADGARLRGTQPRVAAAIRTIGKVADRARLQQDIERLTRPYRAGEFLDSWSGSRLRDEAGLFFADLIDIVDAAIAEGDDLVGFWNRLSPFLGDLAGRYAETHSIAIGSIRSLPKIGMYFAHRVTAPEKRAKLVTIFLQEYREIVLTMRDGTFDLLSHLDDRIEAALPAALPPGTVAGIEA, from the coding sequence ATGAGCGCGCTGGTCGAGCGCTTCCCCGCCCTGGCCGGGATCGCCGCCACCCACAGCAAGGTGGTCCGCGATGCCGACGGCCGGGCGCTCGACCTCGACCTCGGCGCCGGCCGGCTCTACAACGGCGACGGCCGCGAGATCGCCGGCGAACAGGTCGCCCGCTTCAACGAGCGGCCCCTGCAATTCTTCACCGCCGATCTTTCCAGCACCAATATCGGCAGCCCGGTCTCGGCGCGCATGCGCGCTCACCTGATCGAGGCCCTGGGCGGGCTCGGGATCGCGACCCTGAACAGCAAGCCCGACTACGAGGGGACCTTCCTGGTCGTGCTCGGAATCGGCCTCGGCCACCACCTGAAGCCGCTGTTCGAGACGACCAAGGCGCGCCATGTCCTGCTGTGCGAACCCATGGCCGAATTCATCGCCCATGCCCGCGACGAACAGGACTGGGACGAGATCCTGGCCATCGCCGATGCGCGCGGCATCAGCGTCCGCTTCAGCATCGGCGCCACGCCCTCGGACCTGCTGCGCGACATCCGCGCCCTGATCGCCCTGGTGGGCGAGCCGTTCATCGACGGCGCCTATGTCTTCATGCATTACCCGTCCTGGGTCCTGATCGAGGCGCGGGACCAGATGCAGGCCATCGTCGACCAGATCTTCCTGTCGAAGGGGTTCTTCGAGGATGAACTGCTGATGATGACCAATGCGGTCGGCAACATGCAGCGTTACGACTTCCATCTCGCCGACAGCAAGCCCAAGCTGGCGCGCAAGGAGACCGCGATCATCACCGGCTCCGGCCCCTCGATCGACGGCACGATGGACGACCTCAAGCGCCTCGCCGCCGACGGCGCGGTGTTCAGCGCCGGCACCAGCCTGCGCATCTGCCTGCGGAACGGCATCCGCCCCGATTTCCACTGCGAGCTGGAAAACGGCCATATCACCTATGAGGTGCTGAAGCGCCTGCACGACGAGCATGGCCTGGCCGGCATCACCCTGATCGCCTCCTTCACCGTCGATCCCAAGGTCGCCGCCCTGTTCGACAAGGTGATCTTCTTCTTCCGCGACTCGGTCAGTTCCAGCCAGATGCTGGCGCCGCCGCGCCACGCCATGGTCGGCGTCGCCCCGACCTGCGTGAACACGGCGCTGCGGGTCGCCGCCAGCTTCGGCTTCACCGACTTCGTGCTCTTCGGCACCGATTGCGGCAGCAAGAACGAAGACCGCAAGCATTCGCAGGACACGATCTACAACGCCGAGGATTTCTTCCGCAACCACGACCGGCGGCAGGCCTACAACCATATCCTGCCGGGCAATTTCGGCGGCACCGTCTCGGCCAACTGGGTCTTCGCCCTTTGCGCCTCCATGATCGGCGACGTCGCCAGCGCCTTTCGCCTGAACGTGCTGAACACCGCCGACGGCGCCCGCCTGCGCGGCACCCAGCCGCGCGTCGCCGCCGCGATCCGCACCATCGGCAAGGTCGCCGACCGGGCCCGCCTGCAACAAGACATCGAGCGCCTGACCCGGCCCTATCGCGCCGGCGAATTCCTCGATTCCTGGAGCGGCAGCCGGCTGCGCGACGAGGCGGGCCTGTTCTTCGCCGACCTTATCGACATCGTCGATGCCGCCATCGCCGAGGGCGACGACCTGGTCGGCTTCTGGAACCGGCTCAGCCCCTTCCTCGGCGACCTCGCCGGCCGCTATGCCGAAACCCACAGCATCGCCATCGGCTCGATCCGCTCGCTGCCGAAAATCGGCATGTATTTCGCGCACCGCGTGACCGCGCCGGAAAAACGTGCCAAACTGGTGACAATATTCCTGCAGGAATACCGCGAGATCGTTCTCACCATGCGCGACGGCACCTTCGACCTGCTGTCGCATCTGGACGACCGGATCGAAGCGGCGCTTCCCGCAGCCCTTCCACCCGGCACCGTTGCGGGGATCGAGGCATGA
- the flaF gene encoding flagellar biosynthesis regulator FlaF, giving the protein MYPTQRRPAYSKAPPEGDPRRTEGWALTEAARRLAEAQRSPENNAAFLDAVRRNWRLWTIFQAGVMAPDSPLPTELRANVLSLSNFIDRHTVGILADPLPEKLDILIRINREIAAGLLTAPPGTTPPAPTPSQAPPSGRINHSA; this is encoded by the coding sequence ATGTATCCGACCCAGCGTAGACCGGCCTACAGCAAGGCCCCGCCCGAAGGCGACCCGCGCCGCACCGAGGGCTGGGCCCTGACCGAGGCTGCGCGCCGTCTGGCCGAAGCCCAGCGCAGCCCCGAGAACAATGCCGCCTTCCTCGACGCGGTGCGTCGCAACTGGCGCCTGTGGACCATCTTCCAGGCCGGCGTGATGGCGCCGGATTCGCCGCTGCCGACCGAATTGCGCGCCAATGTCCTGTCCCTGTCCAATTTCATCGACCGCCACACCGTCGGCATCCTGGCCGATCCGCTGCCCGAGAAGCTGGATATCCTGATCCGCATCAACCGCGAGATCGCCGCCGGCCTGCTGACCGCGCCCCCGGGCACGACGCCCCCCGCCCCGACCCCGTCGCAAGCCCCGCCGTCGGGCCGGATCAATCATTCCGCATGA
- a CDS encoding flagellar biosynthesis repressor FlbT, translated as MPLKITLAPEEKIIVNGAVLANAGHPATLTVLNQAQILRGKDILTEAEATSPATRIYFVLQCLYLFPDRAEDYRRAAEGFLADYAAAAPSGTAIVATIVEQLTAGHIYQALRAARKLLAHEKEILAHVSDPA; from the coding sequence GTGCCCCTGAAGATCACGCTTGCGCCTGAAGAGAAGATCATCGTCAACGGCGCCGTGCTGGCCAATGCCGGCCACCCCGCGACCCTGACCGTGCTCAACCAGGCTCAGATCCTGCGTGGCAAGGACATCCTCACCGAGGCGGAAGCCACTTCCCCGGCCACCCGCATCTATTTCGTCCTGCAGTGTCTTTACCTGTTCCCCGACCGCGCCGAGGATTACCGCCGGGCGGCCGAAGGCTTCCTGGCCGATTACGCCGCCGCCGCCCCCAGCGGCACGGCCATCGTCGCCACCATCGTCGAGCAGCTGACCGCCGGCCACATCTATCAGGCGCTGCGGGCGGCGCGCAAACTTCTGGCGCACGAGAAGGAGATTCTCGCCCATGTATCCGACCCAGCGTAG
- a CDS encoding flagellin has product MADIKLTATSRANLLSLNQTTDLANRTQSRLSTGLKVGSAIDDATAYFASKSLSDRSSDFATRKGEIDQGISSLKTALSATESADKILKQLKGVAISAKTADTATKADLTKQFSDLLGQLNSLLGDASYQGTNLINNDGDQKLTVRFSEVTTAELTVDARDLRAGALITAGGGASATGSEILSALLAAANSAGAQAAGFSAIAASRLITTIDSITAAVDTAVSAVRATASNLGSNITLLQTRSDFSKNYINALTEGSDKLTLADLNEEGANLVALQTRQQLALKALSFAGQSEQSVLSLFN; this is encoded by the coding sequence ATGGCTGACATCAAGCTGACCGCGACCTCGCGCGCCAACCTCCTCTCGCTGAATCAGACCACCGACCTCGCCAACCGCACCCAGAGCCGTCTCTCGACCGGCCTGAAGGTCGGCAGCGCGATCGACGATGCGACCGCCTATTTCGCGTCGAAGAGCCTCAGCGACCGTTCCTCGGACTTCGCCACCCGCAAGGGCGAGATCGACCAGGGCATTTCCTCGCTGAAGACCGCCCTGAGCGCCACCGAATCCGCCGACAAGATCCTGAAGCAGCTCAAGGGTGTCGCGATCTCGGCCAAGACCGCCGATACCGCCACCAAGGCCGACCTGACCAAGCAGTTCTCGGATCTGCTGGGCCAGCTCAACAGCCTGCTGGGCGACGCTTCCTATCAGGGCACGAACCTGATCAACAACGACGGCGACCAGAAGCTGACCGTCCGCTTCTCGGAAGTCACGACGGCCGAACTGACGGTCGATGCCCGCGACCTCCGCGCCGGCGCCCTGATCACCGCCGGCGGCGGTGCGAGCGCCACCGGCAGCGAGATCCTGTCCGCCCTGCTCGCGGCCGCGAACTCGGCCGGCGCCCAGGCGGCCGGCTTCTCGGCGATCGCGGCCTCGCGCCTGATCACCACCATCGACAGCATCACCGCTGCGGTCGATACGGCGGTGTCGGCCGTCCGCGCCACGGCGTCGAACCTCGGTTCGAACATCACCCTGCTGCAGACCCGTTCGGACTTCTCGAAGAACTACATCAACGCGCTGACCGAAGGTTCGGACAAGCTGACCCTCGCCGACCTGAACGAGGAAGGCGCCAACCTCGTCGCCCTGCAGACCCGCCAGCAGCTGGCCCTGAAGGCCCTGTCCTTCGCCGGCCAGAGCGAGCAGAGCGTGCTGTCGCTGTTCAACTAA
- a CDS encoding rod-binding protein, protein MTAATEAPRYAWPAQKPLPALSPRLKEQAQDFEAMVVSQMLAPMFEGLKTDGPFGGGAGESAFRGFLIQEYGKAIAARGGIGLSDMLIRSLLVSEETPHGQ, encoded by the coding sequence ATGACCGCCGCGACCGAAGCCCCCCGCTACGCCTGGCCGGCCCAGAAGCCGCTGCCCGCCCTGTCGCCCCGCCTGAAGGAACAGGCGCAGGATTTCGAGGCGATGGTGGTGTCGCAGATGCTGGCGCCCATGTTCGAAGGCCTGAAGACCGACGGCCCCTTCGGCGGCGGCGCCGGGGAATCCGCCTTCCGCGGCTTCCTGATCCAGGAATACGGCAAGGCGATCGCCGCCCGCGGCGGCATCGGCCTGTCCGACATGCTCATCCGCTCCCTGCTGGTTTCCGAGGAGACGCCCCATGGACAATAG
- a CDS encoding flagellar basal body P-ring protein FlgI has product MLKSAIVALALGLALVLPAGAAGAAESRIKDIASVQGVRDNMLVGYGLVVGLDGSGDSLRNAPFTKQSLEAMLERLGVNTRDTDLKTKNVAAVMVTAELPPFGRAGSRLDVNVSTLGDAKSLLGGTLLVTPLLGADGEVYAVAQGQVSVSGFKAQGAATTVTKGVPTSGRIANGAVVEREVAYAFGTEPALRLALRNPDFTTARRVAQAINGQVRGAARALDPSTVEIQVPPQFRGDIVSFITQIEQLRVTPDQRARIVIDEASGTIVIGADVRVSTVAIAQGNLTVRITETPQVSQPAPFSGGQTTVVPRTDVQVSEGQEQRVVVMNSGVSLQDLVNGLNGLGLGPRDLISILQAIKAAGALQADLEVM; this is encoded by the coding sequence ATGTTGAAATCCGCGATCGTCGCCCTTGCCCTCGGGCTTGCCCTGGTCCTTCCCGCCGGGGCAGCCGGGGCCGCCGAATCCCGGATCAAGGATATCGCCAGCGTGCAGGGCGTGCGCGACAACATGCTGGTCGGCTATGGCCTCGTGGTCGGTCTCGACGGTTCGGGGGATTCGCTTCGGAATGCGCCCTTCACCAAGCAGAGCCTGGAGGCGATGCTGGAACGCCTGGGCGTCAATACCCGCGACACCGACCTGAAGACGAAGAATGTCGCCGCCGTGATGGTGACGGCGGAACTGCCGCCCTTCGGCCGCGCCGGCAGCCGGCTGGACGTCAATGTCTCGACCCTCGGCGATGCCAAGAGCCTGCTGGGCGGCACCCTGCTGGTCACCCCCCTGCTGGGCGCCGACGGCGAGGTCTATGCGGTCGCCCAGGGGCAGGTCTCGGTCTCGGGCTTCAAGGCCCAGGGGGCGGCGACCACGGTCACCAAGGGGGTGCCGACCTCGGGCCGGATCGCCAACGGCGCGGTGGTCGAACGCGAGGTCGCCTATGCCTTCGGGACGGAGCCGGCGCTGCGCCTCGCGCTGCGCAACCCGGACTTCACCACCGCGCGCCGCGTCGCCCAGGCGATCAACGGCCAGGTCCGCGGCGCCGCCCGCGCCCTCGACCCGTCGACCGTCGAGATCCAGGTCCCGCCGCAGTTCCGGGGCGACATCGTCAGCTTCATCACCCAGATCGAGCAATTGCGCGTCACCCCGGACCAGCGCGCCCGCATCGTCATCGACGAGGCCTCGGGCACCATCGTCATCGGCGCCGATGTCCGGGTCTCCACCGTCGCCATCGCCCAGGGCAACCTGACCGTGCGCATCACCGAAACGCCCCAGGTCTCGCAGCCCGCGCCCTTCTCGGGCGGGCAGACCACGGTGGTGCCGCGCACCGACGTCCAGGTCAGCGAGGGCCAGGAACAGCGGGTGGTGGTGATGAATTCGGGCGTCAGCCTGCAGGACCTGGTCAACGGCCTGAACGGCCTCGGCCTCGGGCCGCGCGACCTGATCTCGATCCTGCAGGCGATCAAGGCCGCCGGCGCCCTTCAGGCCGATCTCGAGGTGATGTGA
- a CDS encoding flagellar assembly protein FliX, translating to MKIDGSGRIGGPGPTGARRGARSGDGSFSLGGTGEAEAAAAPAGVGPLGGISALFALQEVDADGERKRAARRGNDLLDRLEELRLGLLLGHVSRDRLEDMLALVRSRQEQFTDPRLAAVLADIELRAEVELAKLGY from the coding sequence ATGAAGATCGACGGCAGCGGCAGAATCGGCGGACCCGGCCCGACCGGCGCCCGTCGCGGCGCGCGGTCCGGCGATGGCAGCTTCTCCCTCGGCGGCACCGGCGAGGCGGAGGCCGCGGCGGCGCCCGCCGGCGTCGGCCCGCTCGGCGGGATCTCGGCCCTTTTCGCCCTTCAGGAAGTCGATGCCGACGGCGAGCGCAAGCGCGCGGCAAGGCGCGGCAACGACCTTCTCGACCGGCTGGAGGAATTGCGCCTCGGCCTCCTGCTCGGCCATGTCTCCCGCGACCGGCTGGAGGACATGCTCGCCCTGGTGCGCAGCCGGCAGGAGCAATTCACCGATCCGCGACTCGCCGCCGTCCTCGCCGATATCGAGCTTCGGGCCGAGGTCGAACTCGCGAAGCTGGGCTATTGA
- the dksA gene encoding RNA polymerase-binding protein DksA, protein MGVELPPDYRPSEDEEFMNPRQREYFRRKLLAWRDEILRESQETLLHLQEDTVAEPDLADRASAESERALELRTRDRQRKLIGKIDAALRRIEDGEYGYCEETGDPISLRRLDARPIATLSIEAQERHERREKTYRDD, encoded by the coding sequence ATGGGAGTGGAGTTGCCGCCGGACTATCGCCCGAGCGAAGACGAAGAGTTCATGAACCCGCGCCAGCGTGAGTATTTCCGGCGCAAGCTGCTGGCCTGGCGGGACGAGATCCTGCGCGAAAGCCAGGAAACGCTGCTGCACCTGCAGGAGGACACGGTCGCCGAACCCGATCTGGCGGATCGGGCGTCGGCCGAATCCGAACGGGCCCTTGAACTGCGCACCCGCGACCGTCAGCGCAAGCTGATCGGCAAGATCGACGCCGCCCTTCGCCGGATCGAAGACGGCGAATACGGCTATTGCGAGGAAACGGGGGATCCGATCAGCCTGCGCCGTCTCGACGCAAGGCCGATTGCCACCCTGTCGATCGAGGCGCAGGAACGGCACGAGCGGCGCGAAAAGACTTATCGCGACGATTGA
- the flgH gene encoding flagellar basal body L-ring protein FlgH — translation MFEKIAPSRFARLLLVIAAAGSLGACSGMAERLDRVGRAPDLTPIANPTAAPGYTPVSLPMPNDPGAGASASSSLWQQGSRAFFKDNRAARVGDILTVAIDITDQADVKNQTGRTRDSTENLGLGGLFGLETSVVGQALPAGYAPAAAVDLSSGTATSGNGTIKRSEAVRMTVAAVVTQVLPNGNLVIQGRQEVRVNYEVRELLIAGIVRPSDITAANTIRHTQIAEARISYGGRGQISDVQQPRYGQQVLDAILPF, via the coding sequence ATGTTCGAGAAGATCGCCCCCTCCCGCTTTGCCCGCCTCCTCCTCGTGATCGCCGCCGCCGGCTCGCTCGGCGCCTGTTCGGGCATGGCGGAACGGCTCGACCGGGTCGGCCGCGCCCCGGACCTGACCCCGATCGCCAACCCGACCGCGGCGCCCGGCTATACGCCGGTCAGCCTGCCCATGCCGAACGACCCCGGCGCCGGCGCGTCCGCCTCGTCCAGCCTGTGGCAGCAGGGTTCGCGCGCCTTCTTCAAGGACAACCGGGCCGCCCGCGTCGGCGACATCCTGACCGTCGCGATCGACATCACCGACCAGGCGGACGTGAAGAACCAGACCGGGCGCACCCGGGATTCGACCGAGAACCTCGGCCTCGGCGGCCTCTTCGGCCTCGAGACCAGCGTCGTCGGCCAGGCCCTGCCCGCGGGCTATGCCCCGGCGGCCGCGGTCGACCTCTCGTCCGGCACCGCGACCAGCGGCAACGGCACCATCAAGCGCTCGGAAGCGGTGAGGATGACGGTCGCCGCCGTCGTCACCCAGGTGCTGCCGAACGGCAACCTGGTGATCCAGGGCCGGCAGGAGGTGCGGGTGAACTACGAAGTGCGGGAATTGCTGATCGCCGGCATCGTCCGCCCCTCGGACATCACCGCCGCCAATACCATCCGGCACACCCAGATCGCCGAGGCGCGCATCTCCTACGGCGGCCGGGGCCAGATCTCGGACGTGCAGCAGCCGCGCTACGGCCAGCAGGTCCTCGACGCCATCCTGCCCTTCTGA
- the flgA gene encoding flagellar basal body P-ring formation chaperone FlgA has translation MIRIAAGILLFILAYGLAIPVKAEEATTIPVLLRDLGPGEVIGPDDLTEVTVTGRIAGNVFTEMDEMIGLAARKTLRAGRAVARSEVRQPLLVTKGSLVTIRVSMPGIELATTAKAMEQGALGEVIKVMNLASLRIVQAVITGPGMAEVPVSPQPVVLSAANPDM, from the coding sequence ATGATCCGCATTGCCGCCGGCATCCTGCTGTTCATCCTGGCCTATGGCCTCGCCATCCCGGTGAAGGCCGAGGAAGCGACCACCATCCCCGTGCTGCTGCGCGACCTCGGCCCCGGCGAGGTGATCGGCCCCGACGACCTGACCGAGGTGACGGTGACCGGCCGCATTGCCGGCAATGTCTTCACCGAGATGGACGAGATGATCGGCCTCGCCGCGCGGAAGACGCTCCGCGCCGGCCGCGCCGTCGCCCGCAGCGAGGTGCGCCAGCCCCTGCTGGTCACCAAGGGCAGCCTCGTCACCATCCGCGTCTCCATGCCCGGCATCGAACTGGCGACCACCGCCAAGGCGATGGAACAGGGCGCCCTGGGCGAGGTGATCAAGGTGATGAACCTCGCCTCGCTGCGCATCGTGCAGGCCGTGATCACCGGGCCGGGCATGGCCGAAGTGCCGGTCTCGCCCCAGCCGGTCGTCCTTTCGGCCGCCAATCCCGACATGTAA